Below is a window of Photobacterium atrarenae DNA.
CAGCTCAAGCTCGAGTTTGTCATTGTACAGTGTCAGATTGTCAGCCCGGGCGTTGAGCAATGCTGCGGGTAAGCGTGAAGATTCTGCGCCTGATAGAAGCTGCAAGCGCTCGGCTGCCAGTTGGTTTTGCCGAAACTGGGCAGTGAACATGTGGTTCGACCATTGCATCGCGAAAGCGCTGGCGAGTGTGAGGTTGCTGAGTGTGATATCCGGTTGCGGGGAAAGCTGTTTGAGGTTGGCCTGGAGTTTGCTCTCTGCGTGACACTGTAGCGTATCAAAGAACGTATCAAGCGTCGTCTGATGGGGCGTCGTATCCACTCGGGAAGTACAGCCGAGCTGGCGCAGCAAGACTTTGAGCTGGCCCAGGCGGTGGTTGACGGTCAATGGGGTCTTCATTTCAGCCATCATCAGGGACAGCTGCTGAGGGCGATAACGGGCTGTCAGTTGCAGCTCACCAGAACTGCTGAGGGACAGTTGCCGGATGGCCGCAGGCTTTCCGGGATGAGGCTGAACTGCATCACCCGGAGCAGGTGCAGGTAAAAGTCCGGGCAGGTTAAGGGCATATTTTCCCAAATGGATATCAAGTTGCTTGGGCCAGGTGAGCTTCAGCCGGTAGTCTGCCTCACTGAGCGCATCCGGGGTCAGGGTTGGCTGCTGTAACTGGGTCAGGCTGAGCGTCAGAGGCTGAGTCAGCCTGGCATGTGGTAAATCGGGTTTTGTCAGCTTGTTATTGAATACTCGGGTATCGCTTATATCGACCTGGCATTGGAGTGATTCAGGCAATGGTTGGTTTGTGTACAAACGGACCTGGCATGCCAGATGATCACGGCCATCAGATAACCGGGCCTGGAGCTGGTTGCGATCCTGCTCATCACTCTCCAGCGTCACTGATACATCAAAAGGTGTTGGTATCAAGGCTTTGCCGCGGAGTTGAAAATATGGCTCTGTGTGAGCGTCATCCGATGCCTGCTCTTTGGCGGTGTCATTGCTTTTGTCTGCGCCTTGGCTCAGCCCGCCCGGAGAATCTTTTCCGGGCGGGCTGAAATGCAACTGTGTCTGACTGAGCCAGTTGCCAAAACGAAAATCATCAATCCTGATCCGGCGGACCGGAAGCTGGTTCAGGCGGGTCATCAGGTATCCCAAATGCAATCCCGGCTGTTGTTGCAGCTGGGAAGGGAACTCGGGCAGTTGAGTCGGTTTGTCGATATGGAGTTGCGTCGCGCTTAACGTGATGGTGCTCTCTGGCTGGCTGAGGTTCATCGAGAACGAAGCGTTGGTGGCGATTTGAGAAAAATTCGGGATCACCGTTGGCCACTGCGGCGTGAGTTTGCGGATGTGTACTGTCAGCGGTATCTGCGGCGTCAACCAGCTGAGGGAAAAATTGGCGTGGTCGAACTGGAACGGATAGCGATTGTTATTTTGATCGCCGGGAAGCATGAACGCCAGCGCCCCCTGGCCGATAAAGCCGCTCAGGACCGGTTTGGGCTGGGTGGAAAGTACCAGATCGACATTGTTGATGCGCTGTTTGATTGCTTTTTCCTTGCCCTGTGTTTGGCCATGGGGTGCTTTTGCATGCGTGGACACGGCTGCGGGTGTCAGTGTGGTTTCAATTTGTTCAGCATGGGCACTGAACAGGTACGGTTTGGAAAGATGAATGAAGCGAAAGGCGGTATTGGTCAGCGTCAAGTGACCCAGTACGATGCCTTGCTCAGCCAGGGGGCGCAATAGGTTGGGTGCTAACCGGATCGTGCTGCGGGCTGCAAACAGCCGCCAGGAAGCATTGGAAATCGCACTTTGTTGTTCGACAAAATGCGCCAGTGAAACATGGTGGAAGGTCATCTGGTTACCCTGAATGGCAATCGAGACCTCTTGGATTGTCAGCCCCTGCTCAAAGCCAATGCCTGAAATAGCATTGATTTCGATCCCCTTACTGGCCAGCCAGGGTGGCACCAGGATTGCGGGAATCACGATAAGCCCGAGAATCAAACACAGACCATAAACAAACAGCTTCACCTTGCGGCTGTATTTTCTGCTGCGCTTGCCGGCGGGGGAAGCCGTGGGCGGTAATGTTTGGTCTACATTCATGAATACGGCTGCTTAAAGACTTTTCAGGTTAGGGGAAGATATGTCCTCCCTTCTAAGCATAAACCGGAACGGAAAAAGAGGTGAAAATGAAGCACCTAGGGTGCTTATTACTTCGCAAGGGGCGATGAGGCGGCGGCCTGCACCGCGATAGGTCAGCAATGGATTCGAATGCTATGCCGGCTGCGAATGTTTTTTATTGTTTTTTTCTCTCTATTTGCACGACAAATAAGTGGGCGGCCAAAACCGTATTGACACAAAACACCATTAATTTATCTACACGCAGCGGTAAATGCTGAATGAACGATTTGGATGGGTTGATCAAGAGTAGGAAAGCTGAGAGAAATTGGACTGCTCAACACAAAAATATCAAAAAATAAAAAATCATTAGGAAGTGATTATGACCGATGCAGCAAACACCCAGGTTCAACCCGTGAGGAGCCAGAATTTCAAACAACTGATCCAGTCGTTGGGGCCGGGGATTATGATGGCGACTGCCGCCGTCGGCGGTTCTCACCTGGTTGCTTCAACGAAGGCCGGGGCCATTTATGGATGGCAACTGGCTGCGCTTATTCTGCTGGTTAACCTTTTAAAATATCCTTTTTTCCGTGCCGGCGTTCAGTTCACGATGGGAACCGGGAATAGCTTGATCCAGGGCTACGATAGCCTTGGCCGGGGTTATCTGTGGGTCTTTACCGGACTAAGCATGATCTCCGGGATTGTGAATACCGCAGCGTTGGTGTTGTTCAGCGCCAGCTTGTTGGGGTACTTCCTGCCGGTAACATTGTCACTTCCGGTGCTGTCGGCGATTGTGGCGACCGCGTGTCTGGTGATTCTGCTGGCCGGACACTACAAAGCGCTGGATGGGCTGTCGAAAACCATTATGGCGGTTCTGGTGATTGCAACGTTGTCGGCTGTGATGATCGCGGCAGGGAAAGGTGCCGTGGCGCCGGCTGACTTTGAAGCCCCATCGGTATGGAGCATCGCCTCGATTGGATTTGTTGTGGTGATGATGGGCTGGATGCCGGCACCGATTGAAATTTCCTGCCTGACGTCGTTGTGGCTGAAAAGCCAGAAAAAATCGCAGCACGTCACACCGCAGTCGGCTTTGATGGATTTTAATGTTGGGTATATTGGCACCGCGATCCTGGCGGTGGTGTTCCTGGCGCTGGGTGCGTTGGTATTGCATGGTTCGGGAACGGAACTTAAAAGCTCCGGGATTGGTTTCTCCCATCAGTTGGTTGGCCTGTATGCATCGACGATTGGTGAGTGGTCCCGCTACCTGATCGCTGTGATCGCCTTTTTCTGTATTTTCGGAAGTACGATCACCGTGATCGACGGTTACTCGCGCGCACTGGCAGAATCGCAGTTGCTGCTGCAGAAAAAGCCGTTAGAGCAGCGCAGTTACCATAACGCCTGGATGCTGTTGGTCACGGCTGCCGCCCTGGCGATTATTTTCTTCTTCAGCTCTGCACTGATGCCGATGCTGAACTTTGCCATGGTGCTGGCATTTATGACCACACCGGTATTTGCGCTGCTCAATTATCTGCTGGTTGCAAACACGGCGCTGCCAAAAGCCTTGCAATGGAGTCGAACCATGAAATGGCTGTCCTGGGTTGGGCTGACCTACCTGTTCGGCTTCCTGGCCGTGTTTATCTGGTGGAAGTGGTTGATGTAAATGGATCAGCGATGCAGCTGAGCGCTGCATCGGCTGTCAGGCACTCTTTTCTCAAAGTCTCCGAAGCGGAGGCTTTGTTGTTTTTGGCGCAGGCTAAATCGGCCGGGTAAACAA
It encodes the following:
- a CDS encoding intermembrane phospholipid transport protein YdbH family protein, with product MNVDQTLPPTASPAGKRSRKYSRKVKLFVYGLCLILGLIVIPAILVPPWLASKGIEINAISGIGFEQGLTIQEVSIAIQGNQMTFHHVSLAHFVEQQSAISNASWRLFAARSTIRLAPNLLRPLAEQGIVLGHLTLTNTAFRFIHLSKPYLFSAHAEQIETTLTPAAVSTHAKAPHGQTQGKEKAIKQRINNVDLVLSTQPKPVLSGFIGQGALAFMLPGDQNNNRYPFQFDHANFSLSWLTPQIPLTVHIRKLTPQWPTVIPNFSQIATNASFSMNLSQPESTITLSATQLHIDKPTQLPEFPSQLQQQPGLHLGYLMTRLNQLPVRRIRIDDFRFGNWLSQTQLHFSPPGKDSPGGLSQGADKSNDTAKEQASDDAHTEPYFQLRGKALIPTPFDVSVTLESDEQDRNQLQARLSDGRDHLACQVRLYTNQPLPESLQCQVDISDTRVFNNKLTKPDLPHARLTQPLTLSLTQLQQPTLTPDALSEADYRLKLTWPKQLDIHLGKYALNLPGLLPAPAPGDAVQPHPGKPAAIRQLSLSSSGELQLTARYRPQQLSLMMAEMKTPLTVNHRLGQLKVLLRQLGCTSRVDTTPHQTTLDTFFDTLQCHAESKLQANLKQLSPQPDITLSNLTLASAFAMQWSNHMFTAQFRQNQLAAERLQLLSGAESSRLPAALLNARADNLTLYNDKLELELAPVQGNLSPTSATQSAATAPLKFTLTAETPITLNADYNAEKLIGEPQPEQAQKKSRQPVQKYHGDITLNFKALSLRTLLMSPNGPHLTLNGDYQVQLNFQQNNQRFPPFLSHGRVQLEPESARLSGTLTNARQTPLLKFSLNSRFSNARTHIQLHRHKLHFSHHQSLKNHYLPLLPLSYDLTSGNISLYADLVLHHQQLSGEFGLFTEHLQGHLRGFHFADVNASLTAEITPDGIRSKFPLSIRTEYLHIGLLLEDIIAQAEFDTGRNHYALHRASTRTLGGTISTRGVSSRDLRNIDRIPIQIQHLDLQALMEMLAYPDIELTGILDGTLPLSIQDGLPAIHNGRLHSRYPGGVLRYKPGSSIDQNIQASTSDSLKRISQILKNYKFDSLAVDVDYSKEGKLKARSRFKGANPDFQSGQPVYINLNIEDDIPALIKTMNAINSSKLEGQFLKQLGVDE
- a CDS encoding NRAMP family divalent metal transporter, whose product is MTDAANTQVQPVRSQNFKQLIQSLGPGIMMATAAVGGSHLVASTKAGAIYGWQLAALILLVNLLKYPFFRAGVQFTMGTGNSLIQGYDSLGRGYLWVFTGLSMISGIVNTAALVLFSASLLGYFLPVTLSLPVLSAIVATACLVILLAGHYKALDGLSKTIMAVLVIATLSAVMIAAGKGAVAPADFEAPSVWSIASIGFVVVMMGWMPAPIEISCLTSLWLKSQKKSQHVTPQSALMDFNVGYIGTAILAVVFLALGALVLHGSGTELKSSGIGFSHQLVGLYASTIGEWSRYLIAVIAFFCIFGSTITVIDGYSRALAESQLLLQKKPLEQRSYHNAWMLLVTAAALAIIFFFSSALMPMLNFAMVLAFMTTPVFALLNYLLVANTALPKALQWSRTMKWLSWVGLTYLFGFLAVFIWWKWLM